One genomic region from Streptomyces sp. NBC_00457 encodes:
- a CDS encoding acetylornithine transaminase — MTANQDLTTRWQGALMNNYGTPRLPLVRGEGAKLWDADGKEYVDFVGGIAVNALGHAHPAIVEAVSRQIASLGHVSNLFVAEPPVALAERLLQLFGRDGRVFFCNSGAEAVEGAFKIGRLTGRSHMVATDGGFHGRTMGALALTGQPGKQTPFLPLPGDVTHVPYGDAQALAAAVTEETALVIIEPIQGENGVVVPPTGYLKAARAITAATGSLLVLDEVQTGIGRTGHWFEYMAHDGVLPDVVTLAKGLGGGLPLGATVAFGRAAELLQPGHHGTTFGGNPVACAAGLAVLDTIANDGLLENVKRQSESLRHGIESLNHSLISHVRGAGLLLGIVLTEPLAPQVQHAAQDAGFLVNAPAPDVVRLMPPLNLGDDAVDAFLRALPGVLDAVTEGDGHSGE, encoded by the coding sequence ATGACCGCCAATCAGGACCTGACCACGCGGTGGCAGGGCGCGCTCATGAACAACTACGGCACTCCGCGACTGCCGCTCGTGCGCGGGGAGGGCGCGAAGCTCTGGGACGCCGACGGCAAGGAGTACGTCGACTTCGTCGGCGGTATCGCGGTCAACGCGCTCGGCCACGCCCACCCGGCGATCGTCGAGGCGGTGAGCCGGCAGATCGCCTCGCTGGGGCATGTGTCGAACCTGTTCGTCGCCGAGCCGCCGGTCGCGCTTGCCGAACGGCTGCTGCAGCTCTTCGGGCGGGACGGCAGGGTCTTCTTCTGCAACTCCGGGGCCGAGGCGGTCGAAGGGGCGTTCAAGATCGGGCGGCTGACCGGGCGGTCGCACATGGTCGCCACCGACGGCGGCTTCCACGGCCGCACCATGGGCGCCCTCGCCCTCACCGGACAGCCCGGCAAGCAGACCCCCTTCCTGCCGCTGCCCGGCGATGTCACGCACGTGCCGTACGGCGACGCGCAGGCGCTGGCCGCCGCGGTCACCGAGGAGACGGCCCTCGTCATCATCGAGCCGATCCAGGGCGAGAACGGGGTCGTGGTCCCGCCGACGGGCTATCTGAAGGCGGCCCGCGCGATCACCGCCGCCACGGGCAGCCTGCTGGTGCTGGACGAAGTGCAGACCGGGATCGGGCGCACCGGGCACTGGTTCGAGTACATGGCGCACGACGGCGTGCTGCCGGACGTCGTCACGCTCGCCAAGGGCCTCGGCGGCGGGCTGCCGTTGGGCGCGACCGTGGCCTTCGGACGGGCGGCCGAACTCCTCCAGCCCGGACACCACGGCACGACCTTCGGCGGCAACCCCGTCGCCTGCGCGGCCGGACTCGCCGTCCTCGACACCATCGCGAACGACGGGTTGCTGGAGAACGTCAAGCGGCAGAGCGAGAGCTTGCGCCACGGAATCGAGTCACTGAACCACTCGTTGATCTCCCACGTCCGGGGTGCGGGGCTCCTGCTGGGTATCGTGCTCACCGAGCCGCTTGCGCCACAGGTGCAGCACGCGGCCCAGGACGCCGGTTTCCTGGTGAACGCGCCCGCCCCCGATGTCGTACGACTGATGCCGCCCCTCAACCTGGGCGACGACGCGGTGGACGCCTTCCTCCGGGCGCTGCCCGGTGTCCTGGACGCGGTGACCGAAGGGGACGGACATTCCGGAGAATGA
- a CDS encoding arginine repressor: MSQAQDQEQPSGPAVPQTRTARHRRIVDILNRQPVRSQSQLAKLLADDGLTVTQATLSRDLDELNAVKIRNTDGDLIYAVPSEGGFRTPRAPLGGSAKEERMRRLSAELLISAEASANLVVLRTPPGAAQFLASAIDQAELHDILGTIAGDDTLLLISRDPTGGQALADHLLRLAQNGH; encoded by the coding sequence ATGAGCCAGGCGCAGGATCAGGAGCAGCCGAGCGGGCCTGCCGTGCCGCAGACCCGCACCGCGCGTCACCGCCGGATCGTGGACATCCTCAACCGGCAACCCGTGCGGTCGCAGAGCCAGTTGGCGAAGCTGCTCGCCGACGACGGGCTGACCGTCACGCAGGCGACGCTCTCCCGGGACCTGGACGAGCTGAACGCGGTGAAGATCCGCAACACCGACGGCGATCTGATCTATGCGGTGCCGAGTGAGGGGGGTTTCCGTACGCCGCGTGCTCCGCTGGGGGGGTCGGCGAAGGAGGAGCGGATGCGGCGGCTCTCCGCGGAGCTGCTGATCTCCGCGGAGGCTTCGGCGAACCTCGTGGTGCTTCGTACGCCGCCGGGTGCGGCGCAGTTTCTCGCCTCGGCGATCGACCAGGCTGAGCTGCACGACATTCTGGGGACGATCGCTGGTGACGACACGTTGCTGTTGATCAGCCGGGATCCTACGGGTGGGCAGGCGCTGGCGGATCATTTGCTGCGGTTGGCTCAGAACGGGCACTGA
- a CDS encoding RNA polymerase sigma factor encodes MDEALLRSLTPSVLTVLVRRGADFAAAEDAVQDALVEAVRVWPADPPRDAKGWLVTVAWRKFLDATRADTARRRREDRVEEEPVRGSAPAVDDTLQLYFLCAHPSLTPSSAVALTLRAVGGLTTRQIAQAYLVPEATMAQRISRAKRTVSGVRFDQPGDVATVLRVLYLVFNEGYSGDIDLAAEAIRLTRQLAAAIDHPEVAGLLALMLLHHARRAARTAPDGSLVPLAEQDRGLWDTKSIAEGVEILQSALARDRLGEFQAQAAIAALHADAPRTEETDWVQIVEWYDELTRLTDSPVVRLNRAVAVGEADGPRAGLAALAELDDSLPRYTAVAAYFHERDGDLDTAAHLYSEAAQKAPTLEERNHLTRQAARLNTKR; translated from the coding sequence ATGGACGAGGCCTTGCTCCGCAGCCTCACACCGAGCGTGCTCACCGTCCTCGTCCGCCGCGGAGCAGATTTCGCGGCGGCCGAGGACGCCGTCCAGGACGCGCTCGTCGAGGCGGTCCGCGTCTGGCCGGCCGACCCGCCGCGGGATGCGAAGGGCTGGCTGGTCACCGTGGCCTGGCGCAAGTTCCTCGACGCGACCCGCGCGGACACCGCCCGACGCCGACGCGAGGACCGCGTGGAGGAGGAGCCGGTACGAGGCTCCGCGCCCGCGGTGGACGACACCCTCCAGCTCTACTTCCTCTGCGCCCACCCCTCCCTGACCCCCTCGTCCGCCGTCGCCCTCACCCTGCGCGCCGTCGGCGGCCTCACCACCCGGCAGATCGCCCAGGCCTACCTCGTGCCCGAGGCGACCATGGCGCAGCGCATCAGCCGGGCCAAGCGGACCGTGTCCGGCGTGCGGTTCGACCAGCCCGGCGATGTCGCCACCGTGCTGCGCGTCCTCTACCTGGTCTTCAACGAGGGCTACTCCGGCGACATCGACCTCGCCGCCGAGGCCATCCGGCTCACCCGGCAGCTCGCGGCGGCGATCGACCACCCCGAGGTGGCCGGGCTGCTCGCCCTCATGCTGCTCCACCACGCCCGGCGCGCGGCCCGGACCGCGCCCGACGGCAGCCTGGTGCCGCTCGCCGAGCAGGACCGCGGCCTGTGGGACACCAAGTCGATCGCCGAGGGCGTCGAGATCCTGCAGTCGGCCCTCGCCCGCGACCGGCTCGGCGAGTTCCAGGCCCAGGCCGCCATCGCCGCCCTCCACGCGGACGCGCCCCGCACCGAGGAGACCGACTGGGTCCAGATCGTCGAGTGGTACGACGAGCTGACCCGCCTCACCGACAGCCCCGTAGTCCGCCTCAACCGCGCGGTCGCCGTAGGAGAGGCAGACGGACCGCGCGCAGGCCTGGCGGCACTAGCGGAACTGGACGACTCACTCCCCCGCTACACCGCCGTAGCCGCCTACTTCCACGAACGCGACGGCGACCTGGACACGGCGGCACACCTGTACTCCGAGGCAGCCCAAAAGGCCCCCACCCTCGAGGAACGCAACCACCTAACGCGCCAGGCGGCCCGCCTCAATACAAAACGGTGA
- a CDS encoding YciI family protein produces the protein MAKYLLLKHYRGAPAAVNDVPMDQWTPEEITAHVQYMRDFAERLEKTGEFVGEVALAPEGTWVRYDGEGRPPVTDGPFAETKDLIAGWMVIDVDSYERAVELAGELSAAPGAGGKTIHEWLELRPFYGVRPTVTE, from the coding sequence ATGGCCAAGTACCTGCTGCTCAAGCACTACCGCGGCGCGCCGGCGGCGGTCAACGACGTGCCCATGGATCAGTGGACGCCGGAGGAGATCACGGCGCACGTGCAGTACATGCGGGACTTCGCGGAGCGGCTCGAGAAGACCGGTGAGTTCGTCGGCGAGGTGGCACTCGCCCCAGAGGGGACGTGGGTCCGGTACGACGGTGAGGGGCGCCCGCCGGTCACCGACGGACCGTTCGCCGAGACCAAGGACCTCATCGCCGGCTGGATGGTGATCGACGTCGACAGCTACGAGCGCGCCGTCGAGCTGGCCGGGGAACTGTCCGCCGCGCCCGGGGCGGGCGGCAAGACGATCCACGAGTGGCTGGAACTGCGCCCGTTCTACGGCGTGCGGCCCACCGTCACGGAGTGA
- a CDS encoding FAD:protein FMN transferase, which produces MGTVFSFDVRGGDPGAVKAALEEAVAGLHQVNEVFSTYREDSQVSRLARGELTVGDCDPEVAEVLELAAEAERLSEGWFSTSYEGRLDPTGIVKGWAVERAARSLAAVGASGVSVNGGGDVQLLGSPGPQRPWRVGVADPLRPGGLAAVVSAAGVEELAVATSGTAERGAHIVDPRTGRSAVTDLVAVTVVGPSLTWADCWATAAFAMGSRAGLRWLESLPDVEALLVTAGDEVRCTGGLAARLG; this is translated from the coding sequence ATGGGGACCGTCTTCTCCTTCGACGTCCGCGGCGGGGATCCCGGTGCGGTCAAGGCGGCGCTGGAGGAGGCGGTCGCCGGGCTGCACCAGGTGAACGAGGTGTTCAGCACCTACCGGGAGGACAGCCAGGTGTCGCGGCTGGCCCGGGGTGAGCTGACCGTCGGTGACTGTGATCCCGAGGTCGCCGAGGTGCTGGAGCTGGCCGCGGAGGCGGAGCGGCTGAGTGAGGGTTGGTTCAGCACGTCGTACGAGGGGCGGCTCGATCCGACCGGGATCGTCAAGGGCTGGGCCGTCGAACGGGCGGCGCGGTCGCTGGCGGCGGTCGGGGCGAGCGGGGTGAGCGTGAACGGCGGGGGTGACGTCCAGCTGCTCGGCAGCCCCGGGCCGCAGCGGCCGTGGCGGGTCGGGGTGGCGGATCCCTTGCGGCCGGGGGGACTTGCGGCGGTCGTGTCGGCTGCGGGGGTGGAGGAGCTGGCCGTCGCCACGTCCGGGACGGCCGAGCGCGGCGCGCACATCGTCGATCCGCGGACCGGGCGGTCCGCCGTGACCGACCTGGTGGCGGTGACCGTGGTGGGGCCTTCACTGACGTGGGCGGACTGCTGGGCCACCGCCGCGTTTGCGATGGGTTCGCGGGCGGGGTTGCGGTGGCTGGAGTCGCTGCCGGATGTGGAGGCGTTGCTGGTGACGGCGGGGGATGAGGTGCGGTGCACCGGGGGGTTGGCGGCGCGGTTGGGGTGA
- a CDS encoding FMN-binding protein codes for MRKTHPLRRVVLAGAATVSGIVLLLSLKPGSDSGSEAVGGAAPGQSIGAQESAQGGAQAIGTGSFTGDAADTQYGPVQVRLTVNGGKITKAEAVKNPTGGQSTQINNNAIPKLNQAAVAAGTADIDAVSGATYTSEGYKKSLQSALDKAAAQGGGSGQGAGGGGAAQAQTVTGDVADTQYGPVQVRITVNGGKITKAEAVQTPTGGQSTQITGNAVPKLNQAAVAAGTADIDAVSGATYTSAGYKKSLQSALDKVKPAGGGAESGSGAEAGAGASPSAPAAGGDAGAEAGAGAGAGAGQDAGGGVSNGTGTVTGAVAQTEYGPVQVRITMRDGKIVQAAVVQAPSGGKSTQVSNNAVPKLNQQTVAAGSADIDAVSGATYTSAGYKKSLQSALDQAGV; via the coding sequence ATGAGGAAGACCCATCCCCTTCGGCGTGTCGTGCTGGCCGGCGCCGCCACCGTGTCCGGGATCGTACTGCTGCTGTCGCTGAAACCGGGGTCGGATTCCGGCTCCGAGGCGGTGGGCGGCGCGGCACCGGGCCAGTCGATCGGCGCACAGGAATCCGCCCAGGGCGGCGCCCAGGCGATCGGCACCGGAAGCTTCACCGGTGACGCGGCCGACACGCAGTACGGGCCCGTGCAGGTCCGGCTGACCGTGAACGGCGGGAAGATCACCAAGGCCGAGGCGGTAAAGAACCCCACCGGCGGCCAGAGCACCCAGATCAACAACAACGCGATCCCCAAGCTCAACCAGGCCGCGGTGGCCGCCGGGACGGCGGACATCGACGCGGTCTCCGGGGCGACCTACACCAGCGAGGGCTACAAGAAGTCCCTGCAGTCGGCGCTCGACAAGGCCGCGGCGCAGGGCGGCGGCTCGGGTCAGGGTGCGGGGGGTGGCGGGGCCGCGCAGGCTCAGACCGTCACCGGTGACGTGGCCGATACGCAGTACGGGCCCGTGCAGGTCCGGATCACCGTCAACGGCGGGAAGATCACCAAGGCCGAGGCGGTACAGACACCGACCGGCGGCCAGAGCACGCAGATCACCGGCAACGCGGTGCCCAAGCTCAACCAGGCCGCGGTGGCCGCCGGGACGGCGGACATCGACGCGGTCTCCGGGGCGACCTACACCAGCGCCGGGTACAAGAAGTCCCTCCAGTCGGCGCTCGACAAGGTGAAGCCCGCCGGCGGTGGCGCGGAGTCGGGGAGCGGGGCGGAGGCCGGCGCGGGCGCCAGCCCCAGCGCGCCTGCTGCCGGCGGCGATGCCGGTGCCGAGGCCGGTGCTGGTGCCGGTGCCGGTGCTGGGCAGGACGCCGGCGGCGGTGTCAGCAATGGGACCGGGACCGTCACCGGCGCGGTCGCGCAGACCGAGTACGGGCCGGTGCAGGTCCGGATCACGATGCGCGACGGCAAGATCGTCCAGGCCGCGGTGGTGCAGGCGCCCAGTGGCGGGAAGAGCACCCAGGTCTCCAACAACGCGGTGCCCAAGCTCAACCAGCAGACGGTGGCCGCGGGCAGCGCGGACATCGACGCGGTGTCCGGGGCGACGTACACCAGCGCCGGGTACAAGAAGTCCCTGCAGTCGGCGTTGGACCAGGCCGGTGTCTGA
- a CDS encoding ferredoxin reductase family protein — translation MTTTLASGRAARRQTMRRIRPRRSPATLLLLAVWAGAAGVIWLWWSNTPSIGDTTGKIIAAGRITGLLAGYLMALVVLQMARVPALERRVGSDRVARWHAMSGRYTLSLTVAHVFLIMWGYARQAGKDLGYIAQQTIDSVNQLPDMGKAAIGTGLLFFIGIISIGGIRRLIPYDTWYHVHLLTYAAVFLTFWHQLSTGNEFAVEPLAKTAWYGLYGTVTALVIWYRILTPIRLNMRHRLRVEAVIEETPGIVSVLIGGRKLHRMGAEAGQFFRWRFLAPGMRFSSHPYSLSAAPRPDMLRITVKAIGDHSERLRELTPGTRVWAEGPYGALTAQRRSRGKVLLVAGGVGITPMRALFETLPGASGDITLLYRANSTQDLALWDELAAIADERGARLMYAVNSPDGERPDISAERLRQKLPDIDEHDVFLCGPPGFAQGVYEALRGAGVPARRIHHESFEM, via the coding sequence GTGACCACCACGCTCGCAAGCGGCCGCGCCGCCCGCCGCCAGACGATGCGCCGCATTCGTCCGCGCCGCTCCCCGGCGACCCTCTTGCTGCTCGCCGTGTGGGCGGGCGCGGCCGGAGTGATCTGGCTGTGGTGGAGCAACACCCCGTCCATCGGCGACACCACCGGCAAGATCATCGCCGCGGGCCGGATCACCGGTCTGCTCGCCGGCTACCTGATGGCGCTGGTCGTGCTGCAGATGGCCCGGGTGCCCGCGCTGGAGCGTCGGGTCGGCTCGGACCGGGTGGCGCGCTGGCATGCGATGAGCGGCCGCTACACGCTCAGCCTGACCGTCGCCCATGTCTTCCTGATCATGTGGGGCTACGCCCGCCAGGCCGGCAAGGACCTCGGCTACATCGCCCAGCAGACGATCGACTCCGTCAACCAGCTGCCGGACATGGGCAAGGCCGCCATCGGCACCGGTCTGCTGTTCTTCATCGGGATCATCTCCATCGGCGGGATCCGCCGGTTGATTCCGTACGACACCTGGTACCACGTCCATCTGCTGACGTACGCGGCGGTGTTCCTCACCTTCTGGCACCAGCTCAGCACCGGCAACGAGTTCGCCGTCGAGCCCCTCGCGAAGACCGCCTGGTACGGGCTGTACGGCACGGTGACGGCGCTGGTGATCTGGTACCGGATCCTCACCCCGATCCGGCTGAACATGCGCCACCGCTTGCGGGTCGAGGCGGTCATCGAGGAGACGCCCGGGATCGTGTCCGTGCTGATCGGCGGCCGGAAGCTGCACCGGATGGGCGCGGAGGCGGGCCAGTTCTTCCGCTGGCGGTTCCTGGCGCCGGGCATGCGGTTCAGCTCGCACCCGTACTCGCTGTCGGCGGCGCCGCGGCCGGACATGCTGCGGATCACGGTGAAGGCGATCGGCGACCACAGCGAACGCCTGCGGGAGCTGACGCCCGGCACGCGCGTGTGGGCCGAGGGCCCGTACGGCGCGCTGACCGCCCAGCGCCGCAGCCGCGGCAAGGTGCTGCTGGTCGCCGGCGGGGTCGGCATCACGCCGATGCGGGCGCTGTTCGAGACACTGCCGGGCGCCTCCGGTGACATCACGCTGCTCTACCGGGCCAACAGCACCCAGGACCTGGCCCTCTGGGACGAGCTGGCCGCCATCGCCGACGAGCGGGGCGCCCGGCTGATGTACGCCGTCAACTCCCCGGACGGGGAACGCCCGGACATCTCGGCGGAGCGGTTGCGCCAGAAGCTGCCGGACATCGACGAGCACGACGTGTTCCTGTGCGGGCCGCCCGGCTTCGCGCAGGGCGTGTACGAGGCACTGCGCGGCGCGGGGGTCCCCGCCCGCCGTATCCATCACGAGTCGTTCGAGATGTGA